In the genome of Raphanus sativus cultivar WK10039 chromosome 4, ASM80110v3, whole genome shotgun sequence, one region contains:
- the LOC108854725 gene encoding acetylornithine deacetylase, whose translation MASSTIESSLGTLNKDSFVSLLSKLIGESKFVQNNPPELIPQEDRIVNHVLDSLRPYSTESGGGPLVINHVAYHSGRGNLIVEYPGSVPGKIVSFVGMHMDVVTANPDEWEFDPFSLSIDGDKLRGRGTTDCLGHVALVTELMKRLGETKPVLKQSVVAVFIASEENSSIPGVGVDMLVKDKLLDKLKSGPLFWIDTADKQPCIGTGGMIPWKLHVTGKLFHSGLAHKAINAMELGMEALKEIQSRFYRDFPPHEQEKVYGFATPSTMKPTQWSYPGGGINQIPGDCTVSGDVRLTPFYDVKEVMKKLQEYVDDINTNIEKLATRGPVSKYVLPEENLRGRLTLSFDEASAGVACNLDSRGFHVLCKATEEVVGHVKPYSITGTLPLIRDLKDEGFDVQTSGYGLMATYHAKNEYCLLTDMCQGFDVFVKIISQLEQD comes from the exons ATGGCGTCGTCGACGATCGAATCATCACTAGGCACTCTCAACAAAGACTCCTTCGTCTCACTTCTGTCGAAACTGATCGGCGAATCGAAGTTCGTCCAGAACAACCCGCCGGAGCTCATCCCGCAAGAGGATCGGATCGTGAACCACGTCCTCGACTCTCTCCGTCCTTACAGCACCGAATCCGGCGGCGGTCCTCTCGTGATCAACCACGTGGCGTATCACTCGGGAAGAGGCAACCTCATCGTCGAGTACCCAGGATCCGTCCCCGGAAAGATCGTTTCTTTCGTCGGTATGCACATGGACGTCGTCACCGCGAATCCCGATGAATGG GAGTTTGATCCTTTCTCGTTAAGCATAGATGGGGATAAGCTTCGTGGTCGTGGGACTACAGATTGTCTTGGTCACGTTGCACTTGTGACTGAGCTCATGAAGAGGCTCGGGGAAACTAAACCCGTTTTGAAACAATCGGTGGTGGCGGTTTTCATCGCTAGTGAAGAGAACTCTTCTATTCCAGGTGTTGGTGTCGACATGTTGGTTAAAGACAAACTTCTTGACAAGCTCAAATCTGGACCATT GTTTTGGATTGATACGGCTGATAAGCAGCCGTGTATTGGAACCGGCGGTATGATTCCGTGGAAGCTTCATGTCACCGGGAAGCTTTTCCACAGCGGTTTAGCTCACAAG GCTATTAACGCGATGGAGTTGGGAATGGAAGCGCTTAAGGAGATCCAGTCCCGGTTCTACAGAGACTTTCCTCCTCATGAACAAGAGAAAGTTTATGGTTTTGCGACGCCTTCCACCATGAAGCCAACACAATGGAGTT atccAGGAGGCGGAATCAACCAGATCCCTGGAGACTGTACCGTATCCGGTGATGTCAG GTTGACTCCTTTCTATGA CGTGAAGGAAGTGATGAAGAAGCTGCAAGAGTATGTTGACGACATAAACACTAACATTGAGAAACTCGCGACCCGTGGTCCTGTTTCGAAATACGTCTTGCCTGAAGAGAATTTACGTGGAAG GCTCACGTTAAGCTTTGATGAAGCATCAGCTGGAGTTGCGTGTAACCTTGATTCCCGCGGCTTTCACGTACTATGCAAAGCAACCGAAGAAGTTGTCGGGCACGTGAAGCCTTACTCCATCACCGGTACTCTGCCTCTAATCCGAGACCTCAAG GATGAAGGTTTCGATGTGCAAACTTCAGGATACG GTCTGATGGCTACATATCATGCAAAGAACGAGTACTGCCTTCTTACAGACATGTGCCAAGGCTTTGATGTCTTCGTTAAGATCATTTCTCAGCTTGAACAAGACTAA